DNA from Streptomyces luteogriseus:
GGCCCCGAGCATCGCATGCGGGTCCGACGGCACGGCACCGGTTTTCCGTCGAACGGCCGGAGCAGCGGCCGCCGTTCCTGTGCGAACGACGGCCGCTGCTTCTCGCACGGCCACGCCGGGGGCCGGTCCCGCCCCGGTGTTCACGCGGTCCGGGCGGACCGCAGCCGGCGGAAGCGGCGGCTATGGCTCTCGTGCTCGGCGGAGTCCTGGCCGGCTTCATGGCGGGCCGCGCGGCGGGCCCGGGCGGCCTCGCGGACCAGGCGCTCGTGGTCGGCCCGGTGGATGAGGTCGCTGGTGCGCAGCTGCTGGAGCTCGTACTCGTACATGGTGTGTCCCTTGAGGAGAGGCGGTCACGGAGTGTTTTCCGCGATGACCTCACTCTCGTCTCCCAGGTGGGGCCGCCACATCGGGAGAGTTCCGCATCTTCGGAGGCCGGAGGGGCCTTAGACGCGGCCGAGGGGCCTCAGGCGGTTCCGTAAGGTGCTCACGGAACCGCCTAAGACCCCTCAGGACCTGCGGGCTCTCAGCTGGCGGAGGGCAGTCCGAGCAGGATGCCGGTGTACTTGAGGACGGCCAGGAACAGGCCGATGACGCCGAGCGCGACTCCCGCCCAGGCGACGGACTTGATCCAGGGGGCCTGGATCCTGCCCGGCGTGCCGAACGCGGGCCTGGCGAGCGTCACGACGCCGACGACCAGCGCGATCAGCGCGAACAGGCCGCCCCACAGGGCGGTGGTCTGCCAGGCGTCGCCGTAGACCGCCTGGATCTGCTGGGCCACTCCCGCGTTCTGCGCGGTCTCCAGCTGGCCGACGAGGTTCTGGCGCGCGGAGGCCACGGTGCCGATCCAGCTGCCGGTGAGCGAGACGACGCCCAGTGCGGCGGAGACGACGGCGGCAGCGCCCTGTCCGACGCCGGAGGGGGCCTCCTCCTTGGTCTGCGCGTCGTCGGCCGCGGCCGGGACCTCGGTCTCGGGCACCTCGTCGGACTTGGTGGTGTCCACCGCCTTCTCGTCGGTCGTGGCCTTGGTGGCCTCGGTCTCGTCCACTGCGTTCGTAGCCATGTCTCGCACCGTAGGGTCGCTGTCTGAGAAGTCTCTTAATGATCGTTGTGAGCGACACGCGCGCGTGCGGCGCGCCACTCGGGCGCCAGCACCGACCAGACTTCGAGATCGTGCCGTACGCCACCATAGGGGTGCGCCGCGCGCCGTACACCGTCGCGGGTCATGCCGAGCCGTCGCGCCACGTTCAGGCTGGGCCGGTTTCCGGCGGCGGCGACCCACTCGACGCGGTGGATGCCGCGCTGCTCGACGGCCCATTCGATGAGGACCCGCATCGCCCGTGTGACCAGGCCCCGGCCCGTGGCGGCCGGCTCCAGCCAGCAGCCGACCTCGCAGTTGCCGGTGTCCGCGTCGAAGTTCAGGAACAGCACGCCGCCCACCAGCGTCCCCTCCAGCCACAGACCGTGCAGGGACCCCGTGTCGGCGGCGCGCATGTCGGCGTAGCGCTGGAGCTTGGCGCGGGCGGAGAGCAGGTCCGTCTCGGTCGTGCCGAAGGGGATGTACTGCCCGATGAACTCCCGCCCCCGCTCCAGGTGCGCCAGGAACTCCCCGGCGTGCCAGGGCTCCAGGGGCCTCAGCTCGGCGTCGTCACCCAGGGATATCGCGTACATCCCGCTGCCGCTCCTCCTCCGCCAGGACGTCCGCCACCTCGGCGTCCGTCGCGGCGGCCAGCCTCTCATGGGCGGCGCGGCTCTCGGGCGGCTCGATGCTGATGCGCGGCATGCGTTTGTCCAGCCAGCGCGGCAGCCACCAGTTGGCGCCGCCGAGCAGATGCATCAGGGCGGGGACGAGGAGCGTGCGCAGGACGAAGGCGTCCAGGGCGACGGCGGCGGCCAGGGCGATGCCGAACATGGCGATCACGCGGTCGCCGCTGAGTACGAAGGCCAGGAAGACGGAGATCATGATGACCGCCGCCGAGTTGATCACCCGGCTGGTCTCGGCGAGGCCGACACGTACGGCCCGGCGGTTGTCGCCGGTCTCCAGCCACTCCTCGTACATCCGGCTGACCAGGAAGACCTGGTAGTCCATGGAGAGGCCGAAGAGCACCGACACCATGATCACCGGCAGGAAGGGTTCGATGGGTCCGGCGCTGCCGAGGCCGAGCAGTTCGCTGGCCCAGCCCCATTGGAAGATCGCGACCACCACGCCGAAGGCGGAGGCCACGGCGGCGACGTTCATCGCGGCGGCCTTCAGCGGGATGCCGATGGACCGGAAGGCCAGCAGGAGCAGCAGGCAGCCCAGGCCGATGACGACCCCGACGAACACCGGCAGCTTGGAGACGATGACGTCGGCGAAGTCGTCGTAGCCGGCCGTCATGCCGCCCACCTGCACATCGAGCGAGGTGCCCGACTCGGCGCGGGGCAGCACCTCGCCGCGCAGCCGGTCGACGAGGTCGCTGGTGCGCTGCGACTGCGGCGAGGACTCCGGGACGACGGTGAGGTACGCGGTGTGGCCGCCGGAGTCGAACGTCACCGGGGTCACCGAGGCGACGCCGTCGGTGGCGCGGAGCGTGCCGTCGAGGTTGTCCAGGGCGAGCTTGTCGTCGGCTCCGTCGACCTTGGTGACGAGGGTGAGCGGGCCGTTCACGCCGGGGCCGAAGCCGTCGGCGAGCAGGTCGTAGGCCTGGCGGGTGGTGGCGGTCTTCGGGCCGTTGCCCTGGTCGGAGGTGCCCAGGTGCAGGGAGAAGGTGGGGAGCGCGAGAACGGCCATGACGACCAGGGCGACCGCGCCGAGCACCTTGGGGTGGCGTTCCACGAAGGCCGACCAGCGGGCCGCGAAGCCTGTGGGCACCTCGGGTTCGGGTCCGTGCTCGGCCAGGCGGCGGCGCTCACGGCGGCTGAGCGCGCGCATGCCTATGAAGGACAGCAGGGCGGGCAGCAGGGTCACGGAGGCGGCGACCGTGAGGATCACGGTGAGGCTGGCCGCTATGGCGACGCCGTTGAGGAAGCTCAGCTGGAGGATCAGCATGCCGAGCAGGGCGATGCAAACGGTGGCACCCGCGAAGACGACGGCCCGTCCGGTGGTCGCGACGGCGTTCGTGGCGGCCTCGGTGACGGACAGCCCGCGTTTCAGCCCGCGGCGGTGTCTGGTGACGATGAACAGCGCGTAGTCGATGCCGACGCCGAGCCCGATGAGCATGCCCAGCATGGGGGCGAAGTCGGCGACGGTCATGGCGTGGCCGAGCAGCACGATCCCGGCGTAGGCGGTGCCGACGCCGACCAGGGCGGTGGCGATGGGCAGCAGGGAGGCGGCGAGCGAGCCGAAGGCGAGGAACAGCACCACCGCGGCGACGATCACGCCGACGATCTCGGCGACGTGCCCGCCGGAGGACTCGGTGAGCGCGACGGCGCTGCCGCCCAGCTCCACCTGGAGCCCGTCGGTCTCGGCGCTCTTCGCGGTGTCGACGACGGCCTGCGCCTCGCCCTTGGCGATGTCCTCGGCCTGGTCGTCGAAGGTGACCGAGGCGTACGCGGTGCGGCCGTCCTCACTGACGCGGCCCGTGCCCGGCCCGTCGTAGGGGCCGGTGACCGAGGCCACTCCGGGGAGGTTCTCGATCCGGTCCAGGGTGCGGCTCATCGTCTGCTCGACGTCGGCGGCGCGGACACTGCCGGACGTGGTGTGCCAGACGACGGTGTCGCTGTCACCGCCGAGCTGCGGGAAGCCCTCGTGCAGCAGCTCGGTGGCGCGGCCCGACTCGGTGCCGGGGACCTGGTAGTCGTTCGAGTACGTGGTGCCGGCGACGGCGGCGCCCGCGGCGACACCCGCGAACGCGAGGAGCCACAGCAGGACGCTGAGCAGACGGCGCTGGACGCACCAGCGTGCGAGGGCTGCCACGAAACGTGCTCCCGGAGTTGCCTTGTGTGGATCTTTGACCGGGAACAGTCGTGCATGAACTGAACAGCCAGCAAAGAACGCATGAGCAATGCGCTGCCACTCTTACAGGCTCACGAGATCATTTGTCGCTTTCGTGGGCTTATT
Protein-coding regions in this window:
- a CDS encoding GNAT family N-acetyltransferase, giving the protein MYAISLGDDAELRPLEPWHAGEFLAHLERGREFIGQYIPFGTTETDLLSARAKLQRYADMRAADTGSLHGLWLEGTLVGGVLFLNFDADTGNCEVGCWLEPAATGRGLVTRAMRVLIEWAVEQRGIHRVEWVAAAGNRPSLNVARRLGMTRDGVRRAAHPYGGVRHDLEVWSVLAPEWRAARARVAHNDH
- a CDS encoding MMPL family transporter — its product is MAALARWCVQRRLLSVLLWLLAFAGVAAGAAVAGTTYSNDYQVPGTESGRATELLHEGFPQLGGDSDTVVWHTTSGSVRAADVEQTMSRTLDRIENLPGVASVTGPYDGPGTGRVSEDGRTAYASVTFDDQAEDIAKGEAQAVVDTAKSAETDGLQVELGGSAVALTESSGGHVAEIVGVIVAAVVLFLAFGSLAASLLPIATALVGVGTAYAGIVLLGHAMTVADFAPMLGMLIGLGVGIDYALFIVTRHRRGLKRGLSVTEAATNAVATTGRAVVFAGATVCIALLGMLILQLSFLNGVAIAASLTVILTVAASVTLLPALLSFIGMRALSRRERRRLAEHGPEPEVPTGFAARWSAFVERHPKVLGAVALVVMAVLALPTFSLHLGTSDQGNGPKTATTRQAYDLLADGFGPGVNGPLTLVTKVDGADDKLALDNLDGTLRATDGVASVTPVTFDSGGHTAYLTVVPESSPQSQRTSDLVDRLRGEVLPRAESGTSLDVQVGGMTAGYDDFADVIVSKLPVFVGVVIGLGCLLLLLAFRSIGIPLKAAAMNVAAVASAFGVVVAIFQWGWASELLGLGSAGPIEPFLPVIMVSVLFGLSMDYQVFLVSRMYEEWLETGDNRRAVRVGLAETSRVINSAAVIMISVFLAFVLSGDRVIAMFGIALAAAVALDAFVLRTLLVPALMHLLGGANWWLPRWLDKRMPRISIEPPESRAAHERLAAATDAEVADVLAEEERQRDVRDIPG